The genomic segment CTGGGGCTGCCACCCTTGGTGAAAGTCTTGTTGGTGCCACCGAATAGTTGCAGCAAAATTCCCTTCTTCACGTCGTCCATCTCGTAGATAGATGGGGCGAGTGAGCGAGAAAGAAGATCGTAGATGTCTGGCCTGGCAGCGGTCTCCTTAAtcttctcttcctcctctggGCTGATCTTCTTGGTTTCTTCCATGTTGGGGTCGTTGCCAgactcttcttcttcacctTCAAGGCCGAGGGTCGAAGTGTCGACTCCCATCCTCTTCTTGTCCACCTTTTGAACATGCAACACATCGACATATGTTTTGTAGATACTCTTGATGGTTCTTTGGCGAGGATTCACACGCACAGGGTTGACGCGGAAAATACCCGTAAGCTCAACACGGTCACCAGCTTTGCAGAAGTCCACCAACTCGTTGTACACACAAACCGAGACTGAGTGGGGCGTCTGTCCGGCAGGAACCGCATCGGGGGTCTCCTGAAGCTTGATCACCTGCTTGTCGTCGAAGACACAACGGTTGTGGATAATCTGCATGGAGTTCTTGGATGCGCAGCGAGTACGCGGGCACTCAGTAGGCTCGCGGATTTTGCCTCTATCGAGACCAACGTTGACCGAGTGATTGCAAACACTGCAACGGAAGAACGCATCCTTCATGTCTGGGATGACTGGCGTGGTGCGGATGACAAGACCCTTGATGGTGATGAGTCTGTCCATATCTGAGGGGTTCAGGTCTCGGAGATTGGTCGTCTTGTCCAGTCCGAAAGGTCGGACCATGTAAAGCAAGCCAGAAACCTCGTCTTCCTTGGAAGGGAGGTCCATAGTAGGTCGCGGTGTCGGGGCATCAGAGCCAGCATGGTCTGAGCTCGGGAAGGCAATCTCGGAGCTGGGTGCAGTGTTGCTCCGCCTAGCCGCATCGCCAGCACTGCTCTGAGAGGCACGTTGTCTTTGGTCTTCAGCTCTTGCCAGCTCTACCATCATGTCGCTCACTGACTGATCCATGATGGGGACGATTTCTTGCGGGTAGGCTTGGAGGTGGTACCAGAGCTTGCGTGTCGGGGGGTAGGTGTTCAGATCGGCGACGTTGAGATGGAGCCTGGCGGTACCGAGAAGAAGCATGTTTTCCAAAGCCTCCCAGTAGGGCTTGGACTCAGCGTCAGGGGCATTCTGAACCTCTGGTTCGGTCCAGCCCTCCCTGTACAGCTGGTATTTCCGTGTGAAGTGCCTGAGGAAATCTTTGAAGGCTGCGAAGGTGTCGTCGACTGAAACCGTGGTACCCCAAATGGCACTCTCTCCTTGCCCACCAAGACGATCTGCCTCTGACGTGTTTGGGTCTGGGTTGCTGAATGAAAGTGCATCGGAGCCCGGGGCGTCTGTGGTTACTCTGCCTTGAGGATCCAAGACAATGCGGCGGCGGGGTGTTCTGATGCCTTCTGAGTTGATGTCACCTCTGCGGGAGCGAGATGCTCTATCAGAGACAAAAAGGCCACTGCTTTCGCTGCGCAAGTCTGACTGAGGTGCCCGCATCGGTCCCGGGCTGGAGCTGGCTTCGTATCGGATTGGTGACGATTCTGGGCATACAAGTCAATACTTTGCACGCACATACACCAATGAAGTGCTGACCTCTCATCATACCGCTCGCACGCGGTGTCCTATCTCCATCACCGGTGGATTGGGTGTCAATGTCTTGACGCAGCGGTGAGCTGGGAGCAGGCCCAGCGGCGGTGCTCTGGCTGTTGCTCATGTTGCGCAAAGGAGACGAAACATCGCCATTGGCAGGTGCATTGCGACGACCATTGGCAGACTGTGCCGGAGAGGATTCATAGAACAGAGGGCTGGATGCAAGCTGGGACCGGCGGGTTGTACGAGGGGTCTCTGCAGGGCGTTGTTGCGCCTCTTCGTCTGCCGGCGCGGGAGTGCTGCGATCAGCGTCCGGGTTGTTTCTCGTAGAACGGCGGGGAGTTCCACCGGCCGTCGAGCTTCTCGTCGACCTTTTCGAAGGGGAAGACATTTTGTTGTTTTTGACGTTCGTAGTCTTGCGGTTGTTGGTCGAACGGGGGGAAAGTGGGATGCGGGATGCGACTGAAAGAATATGTGCGTTGCTGGGGAGAGGGGAGGTGTGGAGAGGCGTCGTTCAGGAGCAACTAAAAGGTGGGCTGCATTGCAATCTCGAAAAAGCACTTTACGCGCTCACCCAGTCTGAACGCGTCCCGAAAAGGAGTTTCGCGTTTTCCACTTTACGCGCTGTGGAAGCACTGGCCTGTGCGTTCCATCTACCGCCCATGTCGCTGGGGCCACCTTTCTGATGGGGGCTCAAGGCTTGGTGGATTCCCACATCCCTGCTATCCGGCCATCGGCGAAACCACCCACCGACTTGCACCGATTCTGGGATGCTGAGGTGGTCAATTGCATCCCGCCAGAGCTCCCTACCAGGCACCGTTGACTAAAGTGACATTACCCAGCAACCCACCAACAAGCGCAATCCGGCGCAACAACACCCTAAATAACCGTCAAGATGGCTCCTGGAATGTCCCTTTTCTCCGTCAACGCGATCCTGATCCTCAGCATTGAGGACGGATCGCGGTTATTCTCCAAGTACTACAGCGCACCCCACCAAGGCACACAGAAGGACGGTATGCGCTGGCTTTCCCCCCTCCGACGCAGAGCTCTGGAGCTCCATGGCTGACGTGACCGATCCACGATAGGCCAGACGAACCCATACCCTGATGTCAAGTCGCAAAAAGCCTTTGAGAAGGGTCTCCTGGAGAAGACGGCCAAGCAGACCGGCGATATCATCCTCTACGACAACCGGATCGTTCTGTACAAGATGGAGTCGGACGTTATGATGTACGTTGTCGGAGGCGTTGACGAGAACGAGGTTCTTCTTTACAACGTTATTCTGGCCCTGAGAGATTCCCTGCACCTCCTCTTCAAGTAAGCCATCCCCCTTTGTGTTTCCTGGGAGCTGCAGGTAGCTGGTGGTTCTAACAGCTCTATTAGGCAATCTGTCGACAAGCGCACAATCGTCGAGAACTACGACCTCGTCTCCCTCGCTATCGACGAGATCGTTGACGACGGCATCATCCTCGAGACCGACCCCACCATTATCGTCCAAAGAGTCAGCAAGGCGCCGGCGCAAGACGTTGACCTCCGCCGCATTGACCTCAGTGAACAAGGTGTCAACAACCTGGCCCAGCTGGGTAAGTCGAAACTGGCGGACTGGCTGCGGCAAGGTTTGTAAGGGGTCGTTCATGGTGTAAGGGAGAGAGAGGATGGAGATATAAACCAGGGATGGTTGTGCAAATGGGAGTTTTATGGTGGCTTCTAAAGGGAACGCATCATTAAAAGTATAGTCCCTCGAAAGGGGGACGTCATGACGAATGCCTCGAATTTATGCTTGATTCTATTTTTTGTCCAAGAAACCCATCTATGCTCGGATTTCGGAGGCCGCCTTGCGGAGCCTGTTCATTACCGCCTCTGCAATGTCATTCCTGTCGTCGATGCCGTCCACGAAGATGACGCTGGCACCTCTTCTATCCAGATCCCTCAGAGCCGAGAACAGCCCCTGAGCAATCCCCTTAATGTCGTCGCCCAGATCTATGTCGAGGATCGTCGCCATGGGCTTGTCCTCTGCGTCCTGAAGCTCGCCCTCCTGCACCTCGTACGCCGCTTCGTCCCTCGCATTCGCCGCCGTAGCCCCGTCAACATGAACCTTGGAGACTTGCAACGCGCCATGGTGCAGACCACCCGCAATCTTCCACCGCCTCGTGCGAATGATACCAATCTTGAGCGGACCCAGCCCGGCGccattcgtcgtcgtcacgTCGCCATTCTGCTGGATCAGCGCCTTCTGCAGGTCCTCGGCAATGATACCCTCAGCACCAGCCTCGCAAGCCCACTCGTACAACACGACCTTTGCCTTGGGGCTGTAATGCTTATACTTCATCCCCGGCGCCCGCGGCGTCGCCTTGCCCATCTCGCTCTCGTCCTTATACGCCTTGACGACGCCCTCCCAGCCGGGACAAGCCCGCAGCTCCTCCATGCCCACGCCGCCGGGCCTCAGCACGACGGGCGGGTCGCACAGGCCGTCAACGACGGTGCTCTCCACGCCGACCTGGCACGCCCCGCCGTCCAGGATGAGCTCGATGCGCTCTTCCAGGTCGTGCAAGACGTGCTGCGCCGTCGTGGGCGACGGTTTCGTGGACGCATTGGCCGAGGGCGCGGCCAGGGGCACGCCGGCGAGCTTGATGAGCGTCAGCGCCAGCGGCGAGGACGGCATCCGGACGCCAAAGCTGGCCAACCCCGCCGTGACTTCGGGCGCGAGCTTGCTCGGTTCCGGATTCCTCAGCAAGATCGTCAGGGGTCCGGGCCAGAACTTTTCAATGAGCGGCTTGTAGATTTCCGGGATCGGGTCCTTTGCTGCGTCACCGTTTGTCTGCTTCTCGGACCGCAGCAGGCTCCGCAACATGTCCAGATCGCAGACGTGCGATATCAGAGGGTTGTCTGATGGCCGACCCTTGGCTGAGTAGATGCCCTTGACGGCGCCGCTTCTCGTGGCGTCGGCCCCGAGGCCGTAGACGGTTTCGGTTGGAAATGCCACGGGCGTGTCCTTGCTGCGCAGATATTCTGCGGCATCTCGTAGGGCGGCTAATGATGCGCCAGAGGCTGAGTTGGCGATTTCCCAGCTGCTTAACCTCTCAGGTCCCTCCGCATCTCTGAAATCCCCTAGGCCTTGGGCCTCGACTTTTACTACTTGGGTCTCCATTGTGATTTTGTCGTTGTGTTGTGATGAAGTCAATCGCCGGTAGTTGTggctaaaagtcgtaatcTGACGACTTATACGGCGTATGAGGGACGGTGCAAAAAGATACGTGCGTTGAGTTTGCATAAAATTCAGGGGTGGGAAGAAAATAAAGTTGACGGAAGAGGGTCTGCTAAGATGGCTTTCTCCGATATCACAAGAAGAATCTAGATCGTCGTCGTATGAGATTAATTGGGTATCAACAAAGGGTCTTCATGCAGATCAAGTGGATGAGAGGAACGGGATGGTCAAAGTTGAGTCATATGCGGAAAAAATTCTCTGGATGAGGCTAAAGGAGTGAAGTGTGTGTGGCCGTTGGGCCTGCGCTTTAGCGGCGATATTTCCGAGTTTAGGGAACCGGTGGTCGGGTCTTGCCCGTCAGTAGCAGTGACATCTGCCGCTGAGGTCACTTCTGCCGATCGGCTTTCAGTGGGGCCAGTGATGTGATTATGGTGGGGGTTGAGTCTGCTTCAGGCACTCGCCACGTGCAGACTAGCCGCGGCTGACTTCGAGAAATTCCATGTAAGAAGTTTAAGGTACCTAGAATACTCTGTAACAGCTTCGGCTTGGAAGTTGTGGTTATGACCTCCTTTTGCCtgctatttagaggtattttGCAGGCTGCATGCGCCGAAGAGTGATCGGGAGATTTGGTGTCCTTCACTTCCCTTTTTACTCTCAAGATGTCATTTGTGTAACATAGTATAGTTGTATCAGCTAGTTACGAAATCGACTTTGGGAGTAGACCATGAGGTAGTTCGAGCATCCTTGCTAACCTTTGATCACAGCAATTGTGTCCAGTCAGCGTCCTCGATTCTCCCATTTTCCGTTCCTATATGATGGCCGCATCGATGTGGGACTCTGTCTACCACGGAATACAACCTCCAAATTATCGTCTGGCTAACCGGATTAAGCCCCGCTGCTAATTGTGCAGACTTGACGCAAGCACGCAAGGAGATATGCAGCCCTTCATCTCCTACACGGCGTTTTTCGCGGTAAACAAGACGTGAGCCTGCGTTCTCCTTGAGCAGCCCCAGCCCAAGTCCAGACCGGACGAGTAACTTGCATAGTCGTCGCGGCAAGATAGGCATATGCCGTGGGACGCAGCGTGATGTCTGTATCTGTCCTAGACCAAGCCTTTCCGTTGCTAGCACCAGGGCCAAATTCGTGCGCGCTTGAACACAGACATGGTCGCCTCATACCATCGCCTGACTTTCTTCCGTCCATCGTATATAGGCCACTAGCCGGTACTGAGGCTGTGTGTTTCTCTTTTGCAAGTTGACGGAAACCATCAGACAAGCTCAGCGTTCCCGTCATCGACAACGGGTTTTGCGCTAGACCATCTCAAAATCAAGATGTCACCGCTCTCCGCTAGCACGGAGCCGTCCGCGTCCGTTCCCTTTCCTTCCACTTCTGTATCTCGTAGCATACGAATAAAGACTGCGGTATCGAGATCTGGCCCGTCGATCATGCTAATGTTGCCAGCGGTATCGTTGAGGTTCTGCAGGTTTGGCGGGAAGGAGGAAAGGAAGGACGAAAGATAGTGATTATGCAGGAGTGCCTGGTGACGAGTCGCGTATGCCAGTTCTGTTTCGGAAAGACGAGCGCGGAGGGCCGGAGACGAGAGGTAGTGGAGAGCATGTTTATCGATCTACAGGATCAGAGCAGACAGTTAGCCACGTTCGGTGCCAATGAACATGCGCCGAATTCGGTTGGAGAGCAGCGAAGATTTGGGTACCTTTGCGATACGAGCACGAAGGAAGCTTCTGACGAGGAACTTGAAGCGCTCAAGCTCCGTCTGAATGACGATGAGAGCGAAGTTGGTCTTGGGGTCCATGTCACCCGTCATGTCTTCGACCTTTTCGATCTGGTGCTTGATGCGATCGTTGACGCGCTCAAAGAGACCGCCGGTAGGCCATCTGACGCACCGCATGTCAGCACGACAAAAAATTGAGACTCAATTATTCGGAAAACGCCGAGAGGCAGGGGGTCACACACTCTAGAAGTTCTGGGGCGGTTCGCTCTGCCACCCAAGCGCGCGTCAGGGCCTGTAAGTCGCGTGTCTCGGAGGGAATAGAGTACGAGACTGGGTCGACCTCGCGTAGGATATCGTCAATGTCCATTATATGTGACTTCTATAAGTGTGTGGGCTGGAACGGGTGCTATAACATGGCGAGATCACATTCGGCGGCGCGGTGTTGGTGACGCGAGTTCGAGGTCGAAACTGGGACGCGGGATTCTTGGGGGAGAGAGAATCGCGGGGTGCTAATTGACTTCCATGGTGGGGTCCTCCTGGAGGTGGAGCCACAGAGCTAGGCGCAGGGTGCTCGGATAAGAGGGTACGCGTGGATGCAGTGACGAGAAGCCAGGGTCAAGGTAtctacggcagactgcaagaggcactccgctaaactactttttttatatattaaaatagaaatcgtattttatagTTACCCTACTACTTAGGATAGGGtctagactagtataataacttataaataggggttataaagatttatagcttaagaaatattttaatttcgtaatatattaaaccgtatagtaatatataaaattacgtaatatcgtaccttaatataaaaaaatttcttttttttataactttattataaaaataactactactttttactctcttataaataaaaattactttttatttaaattattaaactaatagctcgcttataaatattataatataaatttataataatttttagtttttatataagacgttactaaactaattaactttacgatatttctttataaagctattttaaaataactaattaataataatatttatataagctctatattttttatataataagaacgtataaatatataagcctcgatattaataaaatctctttttatgGGTTTAAAAGAGCGggaataaaatacttaataaataaaaaaggagctaaagtaattattaataattaatatctttattatattatataatatattcttttttaaaaacgaacttaACGGTTTCTAAATAACGATTTATTACAGCAGTAGGCATTAGGGCCCTATGGGCCCTATAGCTTAGCTttaggctacgaggctaagctcttagtaattacataacgagctagaccgctaggcctaaagggctagcttactagcttctacttattattctattttttccctctttatattaagtctttagttaattaagttaatataatggCGTTCCGACCTATTTTAAGTTCCTTTtcgtaatactacttaacgttacttaattaactattttttaaaaatagaacgataatattttaattaattaattattaactacttttattaaaaaagtatataagagagctaagtaatagctaactaaattaattatatataaatagcgtaattaatactctttaaatatataccccctttattaaatataatagttagagaatatagttagggaggctaggtctccctttatactaacggtttttaataaaattattatttttataagtcctAATAAAGCGTCGTAGGCCTTAATAAAGgcgctaagctcttagttattaactttaaagttacgttatttaattagttaataaagcgctttttaccctctattacctaggctaattacttagcgtactttagtaacgtagctaactagcttactttacttatttatatttataacgatatcctttttaaaaagaatattaagtaatatatcgacctcgactttatttaagagctatattttaaaaataataagaagaccttatttaagtagatcgaatagtagctaaaaatatatattacttagtactaattaaagtaagtcttagcttttattattaactagctaagtaatagtactaagtacttatatacgataatttataagaacttcgattttatatatattactactatagagctccgtattataaaaaaaagcccttatccgagcttatattagtaacgtagctataactcaaaggctaaagtaattagagaacggctcttaggctagttttatttaaaatattattattcttagtatattagagtaatagctaatatacttagagacGTAAGGTAGCTACGAGATTACTTTAGCCTCGTTCTATTTTATTACCTATAGCTCTtagaaaatacttaatatacttatttttataagtaataatattagctttaagtttaattactagctttagcgtattacgaagcgcttagaaaatactaattataatacgaataggtactacttagagtatattattaataaaattagaagtagcgctatagaatttatatatttaatactaatttttaacgagattactatagctaagtagctattttataagcttaagttagtttatattagcctaattactataaataacgctagctataagctagacgtacttataattatacttaaaaatgttcattaaaagcgctttatatttactaagcttacgtatattaataagtttttaaagtcttaataaaagtgccgtttttataataagctacttatatattttcgtaactaggctatgtcgaagtacttagataatatagctactttttagaaatatactaagtacgttacttagttagctaatataatatagcccccttttataaaagactacccGGTTAAGGCTTttaattaaacttattaaactttaagtaaaaataataaaagtaatagaagtagcggaaataatagaagtactaggggtattaaataggaccgaggttatacctctatttataaaacgatccctaaagccctatattaaaaacttaaggatagtagtacttattttatttataataatattaaatatatttctaaagACTACCCTAAGAAactaaaaattattataactactattaatattactacgggccttattaaaataaagtcgggtttagaaaactagaacccctaataaaaataaactcttagctaggggatatatataaaaaaaaatagaaaattagtaattaatttaataaacttataagatcttatAAGGGGCTAGTcccttaaaatagagcttatattagtatttaatatatataaaatttatttaaaagccgtatttaatataagagctaataagtacggatttataaataactacgtaacccctttattatagcAGTTCTGTGcggccctattttataaattattatatttaatttttattattaggtttaataaagagcgattagataatactaacgtagtatagaccgctaacttatatattaattaataggtctttttaaaagtacccctcttttagcttaatacgggccgctacgacctaatcctagggcagaagtagtttaaatactacggggtaaaccctaatattcgctactaatagttaatatagcctaaggacttattactataagagacgccctttattattattaaggatattaaggacctatataccccggaagttattaacgtataatattaaattaacgccgattattaataagacctatttaagataaatataacctattataactaaaaactttagtaatagcgggcgaagggtatattaattaggatattattatacttattaaaaacgacggCCTACTagatataatagttaaataaggctaagaatGCGAGGAAAATAAAacgcgcccttaataatattagtattacccctataaagagggctaaataataaaaactatacttagtaataatataaataaatattacttttattagcgctcctaattttaaaaagaacttaagGCGGAATGACGTTAAAATaggttttatattactttataagcttaattatattataaaaaataagaaggaggaagtaaaccccttatataataacgactagGTTACTTacgaccttataataacgaacttattaaaatatttataactttaaactaacgtttttaataaggtagctAGCGAtatattagtactttataggccgtataattataaaatcgagctcttaaataataataaagagaagctaacttattactttttatataaatagttagtaccggagctagaggctataagagcttatttattaaaatacttataaaagggatttattaacctaagtaatactctttttgcgtcgctaatattatttataaaaaagtataatagtagtttatacttttatattaacttttataagcttaataaggttataaaaaaagactattacttattattacttattaacgagacCCTCGCGtagctaagtagggtaaaagtatttattaaactaaatattaagtaggccTTTTACCGTATTTACTTCGACTTAGTTTCTAAGGAATTAACGACGTTTAGAACCTATtacggggtatataaatataaagtagtaccctttgggctttataataagcttattacgtattaataatatataaacgaaatattaataaagtacttaaataacttttatatagcgtatataaataatatcctaatttttttaaacgaccccctttagtactaagagtacgttatttaaatactaaactatttataaaaaataggtttataagtagatattaagaagtacgaatttaatattatttttataaagtacttaggcttcgtagtttttataaaaagtatatagcttaataaaaaaaaagttttta from the Colletotrichum lupini chromosome 3, complete sequence genome contains:
- a CDS encoding MCM2/3/5 family protein, yielding MSSPSKRSTRSSTAGGTPRRSTRNNPDADRSTPAPADEEAQQRPAETPRTTRRSQLASSPLFYESSPAQSANGRRNAPANGDVSSPLRNMSNSQSTAAGPAPSSPLRQDIDTQSTGDGDRTPRASGMMRESSPIRYEASSSPGPMRAPQSDLRSESSGLFVSDRASRSRRGDINSEGIRTPRRRIVLDPQGRVTTDAPGSDALSFSNPDPNTSEADRLGGQGESAIWGTTVSVDDTFAAFKDFLRHFTRKYQLYREGWTEPEVQNAPDAESKPYWEALENMLLLGTARLHLNVADLNTYPPTRKLWYHLQAYPQEIVPIMDQSVSDMMVELARAEDQRQRASQSSAGDAARRSNTAPSSEIAFPSSDHAGSDAPTPRPTMDLPSKEDEVSGLLYMVRPFGLDKTTNLRDLNPSDMDRLITIKGLVIRTTPVIPDMKDAFFRCSVCNHSVNVGLDRGKIREPTECPRTRCASKNSMQIIHNRCVFDDKQVIKLQETPDAVPAGQTPHSVSVCVYNELVDFCKAGDRVELTGIFRVNPVRVNPRQRTIKSIYKTYVDVLHVQKVDKKRMGVDTSTLGLEGEEEESGNDPNMEETKKISPEEEEKIKETAARPDIYDLLSRSLAPSIYEMDDVKKGILLQLFGGTNKTFTKGGSPRYRGDINVLLCGDPSTSKSQILSYVHKIAPRGVYTSGKGSSAVGLTAYVTRDPETRQLVLESGALVLSDGGVCCIDEFDKMSESTRSVLHEVMEQQTVSVAKAGIITTLNARTSILASANPIGSRYNPDLPVPQNIDLPPTLLSRFDLVYLILDRADEKSDARLARHLLSLYLEDNPESAQQKDDILPVEFLTTYISYARSQIQPTIAQDAAQELVNQYLEMRKLGQDVRAAEKRITATTRQLESMIRLSEAHAKMRLSTTVVREDVMEAARLIRSALKTAATDSQGRIDMSLLTEGTSAADRRKKEEIKNAVLHLLDELTSNGQTVKWAEVARRLSESASMPIEQSDFNETMRTLEMEGLIMVSGEGARRTVRRVTAMV
- a CDS encoding clathrin adaptor complex small chain: MAPGMSLFSVNAILILSIEDGSRLFSKYYSAPHQGTQKDGQTNPYPDVKSQKAFEKGLLEKTAKQTGDIILYDNRIVLYKMESDVMMYVVGGVDENEVLLYNVILALRDSLHLLFKQSVDKRTIVENYDLVSLAIDEIVDDGIILETDPTIIVQRVSKAPAQDVDLRRIDLSEQGVNNLAQLGKSKLADWLRQGL
- a CDS encoding yrdC protein; the encoded protein is MLSAVDTLTLASRHCIHAQLAPRDSLSPKNPASQFRPRTRVTNTAPPNKSHIMDIDDILREVDPVSYSIPSETRDLQALTRAWVAERTAPELLEWPTGGLFERVNDRIKHQIEKVEDMTGDMDPKTNFALIVIQTELERFKFLVRSFLRARIAKIDKHALHYLSSPALRARLSETELAYATRHQALLHNHYLSSFLSSFPPNLQNLNDTAGNISMIDGPDLDTAVFIRMLRDTEVEGKGTDADGSVLAESACLMVSVNLQKRNTQPHAHEFGPGASNGKAWSRTDTDITLRPTAYAYLAATTMQVTRPVWTWAGAAQGERRLTSCLPRKTPSGLNPVSQTIIWRLYSVVDRVPHRCGHHIGTENGRIEDADWTQLLRLNPHHNHITGPTESRSAEVTSAADVTATDGQDPTTDSSCDIGESHLSRPSSVNFIFFPPLNFMQTQRTYLFAPSLIRRISRQITTFSHNYRRLTSSQHNDKITMETQVVKVEAQGLGDFRDAEGPERLSSWEIANSASGASLAALRDAAEYLRSKDTPVAFPTETVYGLGADATRSGAVKGIYSAKGRPSDNPLISHVCDLDMLRSLLRSEKQTNGDAAKDPIPEIYKPLIEKFWPGPLTILLRNPEPSKLAPEVTAGLASFGVRMPSSPLALTLIKLAGVPLAAPSANASTKPSPTTAQHVLHDLEERIELILDGGACQVGVESTVVDGLCDPPVVLRPGGVGMEELRACPGWEGVVKAYKDESEMGKATPRAPGMKYKHYSPKAKVVLYEWACEAGAEGIIAEDLQKALIQQNGDVTTTNGAGLGPLKIGIIRTRRWKIAGGLHHGALQVSKVHVDGATAANARDEAAYEVQEGELQDAEDKPMATILDIDLGDDIKGIAQGLFSALRDLDRRGASVIFVDGIDDRNDIAEAVMNRLRKAASEIRA